Proteins encoded by one window of uncultured Draconibacterium sp.:
- a CDS encoding TolC family protein, with the protein MSTQKFNYLLLLLLLTPAILIAQPRPLSLSEALTLAEENNLNVKSAEARVEAARARYRMTNSVFLPGVEASHTGMSTNDPLNSFGFKLKQEIVTQEDFNPDLLNDPGSIENFQTKIELQQPLLNLDGIYARKAAKNQLDAMSFQNNRVKLNIKYEVKKAYYMLELAESSVEVLEKSVAVAEEALRLTKNNAEQGFAKEADVLEASVRVEERKNQLLEAQNQRQTANDFLAYLLGMEFSEIIETTDSLIQPPMQVIIDRNSVNLESRSDMLAYQKQIEAGENMVKSNKMKFVPRLNAFGAFEWNDESLFGTSANNYMVGASLSWSLFSGYKNAGAIQHATAQLDEARINYEDYLSQSQIEINRATRKMELNYNRIQSSKLAKDQAQESLRIRTNRFEQGLEKTADLLMSEALTSQKELEYIQSIYNYKQAIFEMELLIEQDINE; encoded by the coding sequence ATGTCAACACAAAAATTCAATTACCTACTATTATTGCTGTTATTAACGCCGGCAATATTAATAGCACAACCAAGACCATTAAGTTTGAGCGAGGCCCTTACCCTTGCCGAAGAAAACAACCTTAATGTAAAAAGTGCCGAAGCCCGTGTGGAAGCCGCACGTGCCCGTTACCGAATGACAAACTCTGTTTTTTTACCGGGAGTTGAAGCGAGTCACACTGGAATGTCAACCAACGACCCGTTAAATTCCTTTGGTTTTAAACTAAAACAGGAGATTGTTACACAAGAAGATTTTAATCCTGATCTGTTAAATGATCCGGGGAGTATCGAGAATTTCCAAACAAAAATCGAGTTGCAGCAACCATTGCTGAACCTTGATGGAATTTACGCCCGCAAGGCAGCCAAAAATCAATTGGATGCAATGTCGTTTCAGAATAACAGGGTTAAACTCAATATTAAATACGAAGTGAAGAAAGCTTACTACATGTTAGAGCTGGCCGAGTCATCGGTTGAGGTTTTAGAAAAATCAGTAGCTGTAGCAGAAGAAGCTTTACGATTAACAAAAAACAATGCCGAGCAGGGATTTGCAAAAGAAGCTGATGTACTGGAAGCCTCTGTTCGTGTTGAAGAACGAAAAAACCAATTATTGGAAGCGCAAAACCAACGACAAACAGCCAACGACTTTTTGGCTTACTTGTTAGGCATGGAATTCAGCGAAATTATAGAAACTACTGATTCACTTATCCAACCGCCAATGCAGGTTATTATCGACCGGAATTCAGTAAATCTTGAAAGCCGTTCGGATATGCTGGCTTATCAAAAACAAATTGAAGCCGGTGAAAATATGGTTAAATCGAATAAGATGAAATTTGTTCCCCGTCTGAATGCTTTCGGAGCATTTGAATGGAATGATGAATCGTTGTTTGGAACTTCAGCTAATAATTACATGGTTGGAGCTTCATTAAGTTGGAGTTTATTCAGTGGTTACAAAAATGCAGGTGCCATTCAACATGCTACCGCACAATTAGATGAAGCACGAATTAACTACGAAGATTACCTGTCACAGAGCCAGATAGAGATCAATCGTGCAACACGGAAAATGGAACTGAATTATAACCGTATCCAATCGAGCAAACTTGCGAAAGATCAAGCTCAGGAGTCTTTGCGTATCCGGACAAACCGTTTTGAACAAGGACTGGAAAAAACTGCCGACTTGCTGATGTCAGAAGCCCTCACTTCGCAAAAAGAATTAGAATACATTCAATCAATTTATAATTACAAGCAAGCCATATTTGAAATGGAATTGCTTATCGAACAAGATATTAACGAATAA
- a CDS encoding efflux RND transporter periplasmic adaptor subunit has translation MKTLVQKSVLIIAISILSVIAISCGNKEKEHATVSQEKVAAQTAVAKLADYPVVHSFSGKLEADKQSNLSTRIMGQIQRIYVKPGQKVNQGDLLIQIRNQDILAKKAQVEASKVEATTAFESAEKDLKRYEVLYTQNSVSDKEMDDMRTRYDMAKARLAAVEQMENEVEENMRYASIRAPYSGVITTKFVQEGDMANPGMPLLSMESPSQWKVIARIPESDIAKVQLNDAVKVKFTAANAELEGKIIEINPSTTNTGNQYMAKVLVTVPENCTVKLYSGMYAGVLFEYGTQKRILVSESALIHRGQLVGIYAVGQTGNALLRWVKTGKTFGDKVEIISGLSDGEQYVVKSDSKLFDGALIANN, from the coding sequence ATGAAAACACTCGTACAAAAATCAGTACTCATAATTGCAATTTCAATATTATCTGTAATTGCAATCTCATGTGGTAACAAAGAGAAAGAACACGCCACGGTATCACAAGAAAAAGTAGCGGCACAAACTGCTGTTGCAAAATTGGCTGATTACCCGGTAGTACATAGTTTTTCGGGCAAATTAGAGGCCGACAAACAAAGTAATTTAAGTACCCGAATTATGGGGCAGATTCAGCGTATTTACGTTAAACCCGGTCAGAAAGTAAACCAGGGCGACCTGTTGATCCAGATCAGAAACCAGGATATTCTGGCTAAAAAAGCACAGGTTGAAGCAAGCAAAGTTGAAGCAACTACCGCTTTTGAGAGTGCTGAAAAAGACCTGAAACGTTACGAAGTACTTTACACACAAAATAGTGTATCGGACAAAGAAATGGACGACATGCGTACCCGTTATGACATGGCTAAAGCACGTTTGGCTGCCGTTGAGCAAATGGAAAACGAGGTGGAAGAAAACATGCGTTATGCATCTATTCGTGCACCATACAGCGGAGTTATTACAACCAAATTTGTACAGGAAGGCGACATGGCCAATCCGGGAATGCCTTTGTTAAGTATGGAAAGCCCGTCGCAGTGGAAAGTTATTGCACGTATTCCTGAATCCGACATCGCAAAAGTTCAATTGAACGATGCAGTTAAAGTAAAATTCACTGCAGCAAATGCTGAATTGGAAGGAAAAATTATAGAGATAAATCCATCAACAACAAATACCGGCAACCAATACATGGCAAAGGTTTTGGTTACTGTTCCTGAAAACTGTACTGTTAAATTATACAGTGGAATGTATGCCGGGGTATTGTTCGAATACGGAACACAAAAACGTATCCTCGTTTCAGAATCAGCCCTGATCCACCGTGGTCAGCTGGTTGGAATTTATGCTGTTGGTCAAACGGGAAATGCCCTGCTGCGCTGGGTTAAAACCGGTAAAACATTTGGCGACAAAGTTGAGATCATATCCGGTTTATCGGATGGAGAACAATATGTTGTGAAGTCTGACAGCAAACTTTTTGACGGAGCACTAATTGCTAACAACTAA
- a CDS encoding efflux RND transporter permease subunit: protein MKTGFAGGIARQFINSKLTPLLMIAFMAIGIYSSYLTPREEEPQIDVPIADILFSYPGASPKEIESRVMQPLEKVVANIPGVEYVYSTSMPGQAMLIVQFYVGEDIERSLVKMYNEIMKHMDQMPHGTSLPLVKTRSIDDVPVLGLTFWSENYDDYQLKRIAQEVNNEIEQVTDVSETKVIGGRSRQIRVVLNNGAMARYNVDALSIAQKIQTANQQFNTGAFNKNDVEYLVEAGEFLQTSDDVSNLVVGIHNGSPVYLKQVAEILDGPEEPIQYVNFGYGSMDEKKGDFAGEYPAVTISVAKRRGADAMKVADQILEKISHLEKDLIPADVHVDVTRNYGETASHKVSELLMHLAGAIIAVTFVVMLAMGWRGGLVVFLSVPITFALTMFSYYFLDYTLNRITLFALVFVTGIVVDDSIIIAENMHRHFKMKKLPFIQAALRSIDEVGNPTILATFTVIAAVLPMVFVSGLMGPYMSPMPIGASIAMIFSLLVALTITPYLAFRLLKVVDKNDKVKKAFKLENSPIYKIYYKTMKPMLESPWKRWTFIGTITFFLLASMTLVYFKMVAVKMLPFDNKNEFQVIIDMPEGTTLERTAAVTKELAAYIAQQEEVINYQSYVGTASPMNFNGLVRHYDLRRGSNVADIQVNLTDKTERKAQSHDIAKAMRPGIQQLAKKFNANAKVVEVPPGPPVLSTLVAEIYGPDYDEQIEVARQVKDLFAETADVVDIDWHMEDDQVEYKFNVLKEKAALAGVSTQQVVNSVAMALGGQEVTQLYAEKEHEQVGIQLRFSENERSSIEDLKKINIMSMTGQKVALGDVVEIKEELQDKSIYRKNQKRVVYVTADIAGKLESPVYGILDMSNNLDKIQLPEGYILNEEFTQQPFVQDNYSLKWDGEWQITYEVFRDLGAAFAVVLLVIYMLIIGWFQNFTVPFVMMVAIPLSLVGILIGHWLMGAFFTATSMIGLIALAGIMVRNSILLIDFINLRLKDGAPLKDAVIEAGAVRTTPILLTAGTVVIGAVVILFDPIFQGLAISLMGGTIASTFLTLVIVPLIYYMTEKKKYPVKEAPVVEAPETENKLTNEEEN, encoded by the coding sequence ATGAAAACAGGATTTGCCGGCGGAATAGCCAGACAGTTTATAAACTCAAAATTAACGCCGCTGTTGATGATTGCTTTTATGGCAATCGGTATCTACAGCTCGTACCTGACTCCCCGCGAGGAGGAACCGCAAATTGACGTACCAATTGCCGATATCCTCTTTAGTTATCCGGGAGCCAGCCCAAAAGAAATTGAATCCCGCGTAATGCAACCGCTCGAAAAAGTGGTAGCCAATATCCCGGGAGTTGAATACGTTTACTCTACCTCAATGCCGGGTCAGGCCATGCTTATCGTTCAGTTTTACGTTGGCGAAGACATCGAACGTTCGTTGGTAAAAATGTACAACGAAATTATGAAGCACATGGACCAGATGCCGCACGGAACAAGTTTGCCTTTGGTAAAAACACGTTCTATCGACGATGTGCCGGTGTTGGGACTAACTTTCTGGAGCGAAAATTACGACGACTATCAGTTGAAACGAATTGCCCAGGAAGTAAATAACGAAATTGAACAGGTTACTGATGTATCAGAAACAAAAGTAATTGGAGGCCGCTCGCGTCAGATCCGCGTGGTATTGAACAACGGAGCAATGGCCCGCTACAATGTTGATGCATTGAGTATTGCTCAGAAAATACAAACTGCAAACCAACAATTTAACACAGGTGCTTTTAACAAGAATGATGTGGAATATCTGGTTGAAGCCGGTGAATTTCTGCAAACATCGGATGATGTTTCCAACCTGGTTGTTGGTATCCACAATGGGAGCCCCGTTTATTTGAAACAGGTTGCCGAAATTCTTGACGGTCCCGAAGAACCTATTCAGTATGTGAATTTTGGTTACGGATCGATGGACGAAAAGAAAGGCGACTTTGCGGGCGAATATCCTGCGGTTACCATTTCGGTAGCAAAACGTCGTGGAGCCGATGCCATGAAAGTTGCTGACCAGATTCTGGAAAAAATCAGTCACCTTGAAAAAGACCTGATTCCCGCAGATGTTCATGTTGATGTTACCCGTAACTACGGCGAAACAGCATCGCACAAAGTATCAGAACTGTTGATGCACCTTGCAGGAGCAATTATTGCAGTAACTTTTGTAGTTATGCTTGCCATGGGGTGGCGTGGCGGACTGGTTGTGTTCCTGTCCGTACCAATCACATTCGCGCTGACAATGTTCAGCTACTATTTCCTCGATTACACCTTGAACCGGATTACACTTTTCGCGCTGGTTTTTGTAACGGGTATTGTAGTGGACGACTCGATCATTATTGCCGAGAATATGCACCGGCACTTTAAAATGAAAAAATTACCGTTCATCCAGGCAGCTTTACGCTCGATCGATGAAGTGGGTAACCCAACAATTCTGGCAACATTTACAGTAATTGCGGCAGTGCTGCCAATGGTTTTCGTTTCAGGTTTGATGGGACCTTACATGAGCCCTATGCCAATTGGAGCGTCTATTGCAATGATCTTTTCACTGTTGGTAGCATTGACTATTACTCCATATTTGGCATTCCGTTTATTGAAAGTTGTTGACAAAAACGACAAAGTTAAAAAGGCGTTCAAACTGGAAAATTCGCCGATTTACAAGATCTACTATAAAACGATGAAACCGATGTTGGAGTCACCGTGGAAACGCTGGACTTTTATAGGTACCATCACCTTTTTCTTACTGGCATCGATGACACTGGTTTATTTTAAAATGGTAGCTGTTAAAATGCTTCCATTCGATAATAAAAATGAATTCCAGGTAATTATTGACATGCCCGAAGGAACAACGTTGGAGCGCACTGCAGCCGTTACAAAAGAACTGGCAGCCTACATTGCACAACAAGAGGAAGTGATAAATTACCAGTCGTACGTAGGAACTGCTTCGCCAATGAACTTTAACGGGTTGGTTCGTCACTACGATTTACGCAGAGGTTCGAATGTAGCCGATATTCAGGTAAACCTTACCGACAAAACAGAGCGTAAAGCACAAAGTCACGACATTGCAAAAGCGATGCGTCCGGGTATTCAACAGCTAGCTAAAAAATTCAATGCTAACGCAAAAGTTGTTGAGGTTCCACCAGGACCGCCTGTACTTTCAACATTGGTTGCTGAAATTTATGGACCGGATTACGACGAACAGATTGAAGTGGCCCGCCAGGTAAAAGACTTGTTTGCCGAAACTGCCGACGTTGTAGATATCGACTGGCATATGGAAGACGACCAGGTAGAATACAAATTCAACGTTTTGAAAGAAAAAGCCGCTTTAGCTGGTGTTTCAACACAGCAGGTAGTAAATAGTGTTGCCATGGCACTTGGCGGCCAGGAAGTAACACAACTTTATGCCGAAAAAGAACATGAGCAGGTTGGCATTCAGCTGCGTTTTTCTGAAAATGAACGTTCGAGTATTGAAGACCTGAAAAAAATAAACATCATGAGCATGACCGGCCAGAAAGTGGCACTTGGTGATGTGGTTGAAATTAAAGAAGAACTTCAGGATAAAAGTATTTATCGTAAAAACCAGAAGCGCGTAGTTTATGTAACAGCTGATATTGCGGGGAAATTGGAAAGTCCGGTTTACGGCATTCTGGATATGAGTAATAATCTGGATAAAATCCAACTACCTGAAGGTTATATACTGAACGAAGAGTTTACACAACAACCATTTGTACAGGATAATTACAGCCTGAAATGGGACGGCGAGTGGCAAATTACCTACGAAGTATTCCGCGATTTGGGAGCTGCATTTGCAGTGGTTCTGCTGGTAATCTACATGCTTATTATCGGATGGTTCCAAAACTTTACGGTTCCGTTTGTAATGATGGTTGCCATTCCACTTTCGTTGGTTGGTATTCTAATCGGTCACTGGTTAATGGGAGCTTTCTTTACAGCAACTTCAATGATTGGGTTGATTGCGCTGGCGGGAATTATGGTACGAAACTCCATACTGCTCATCGACTTTATAAATCTCCGGCTTAAAGACGGAGCGCCGCTAAAGGACGCGGTAATTGAGGCCGGAGCAGTGCGAACAACTCCTATCCTGCTTACTGCCGGAACTGTTGTAATTGGTGCCGTGGTAATTTTATTCGACCCTATTTTCCAGGGATTGGCTATTTCTCTTATGGGTGGAACAATTGCATCTACATTCTTAACACTGGTTATTGTTCCGCTGATTTATTACATGACTGAGAAGAAAAAATACCCGGTTAAAGAGGCTCCGGTTGTTGAAGCTCCGGAAACTGAAAATAAATTAACTAACGAGGAGGAAAATTAA
- a CDS encoding DUF2892 domain-containing protein, translated as MKERIIRAVAGVFVLTSILLAIFVNIYWLGLAGFVGLNLFQSAITKFCPLEFFLEKAGVE; from the coding sequence ATGAAGGAAAGAATAATACGCGCAGTTGCAGGAGTTTTTGTGTTGACTAGCATTCTATTGGCCATATTCGTTAATATTTACTGGCTTGGTCTGGCAGGTTTTGTTGGATTGAATTTGTTTCAATCAGCAATTACGAAATTTTGCCCATTGGAATTTTTCCTTGAAAAGGCCGGAGTAGAATAG
- a CDS encoding DUF308 domain-containing protein: MTNDTNKKVAESLWKLIIVRGIILLVIGLILLLFPQATLTTLLFILGIYWLIDGFVTLYNTYKQRNIRKNWWWGLITGGLGVIAGIIVVAKPFSSSVLTTSFLMWFLGVVALINGISNVITGIRIKKYQTGERSMIWGGIFSIVLGIILISSPYTSALVIVKVMGSFAIFAGIITLLLGNRVKKKTQEIDEN; the protein is encoded by the coding sequence ATGACAAACGACACAAACAAAAAGGTAGCCGAAAGTTTATGGAAGCTCATTATCGTTCGTGGTATTATATTGCTCGTAATTGGATTGATATTGCTCTTGTTTCCACAAGCCACTTTAACCACACTTCTTTTTATACTTGGAATATATTGGCTGATTGATGGTTTTGTTACGCTCTATAATACTTATAAACAACGAAATATACGCAAAAACTGGTGGTGGGGTCTAATTACAGGAGGTCTTGGTGTTATTGCCGGTATTATTGTGGTTGCGAAACCTTTTTCCAGTTCAGTATTAACAACTTCGTTTTTAATGTGGTTTTTGGGAGTCGTAGCTCTGATAAACGGCATTAGCAATGTTATCACCGGCATCCGAATAAAAAAATATCAAACCGGAGAACGTTCAATGATTTGGGGAGGAATCTTTTCAATTGTTCTCGGTATTATTCTAATTTCTTCGCCCTATACATCAGCTTTGGTGATAGTTAAAGTTATGGGATCGTTTGCCATATTTGCGGGTATAATAACATTACTTTTGGGAAACAGAGTTAAAAAGAAAACACAAGAGATAGACGAAAATTAA
- a CDS encoding NifB/NifX family molybdenum-iron cluster-binding protein has protein sequence MKTIITSSGDNVDSKFDMRFGRAGWFCVYDKETHTTNFIENSFKNSNGGAGTKSSEMAAELGAEQIISGHFGPKAKDMLEKFDIQMIELQDENLNVSDVILKIENN, from the coding sequence ATGAAAACGATTATTACTTCTTCCGGAGATAATGTAGATTCTAAATTTGATATGCGATTTGGGCGTGCCGGATGGTTTTGCGTTTACGACAAAGAAACTCACACAACAAATTTTATCGAAAACAGCTTTAAAAATTCAAACGGAGGAGCTGGTACAAAATCTTCGGAAATGGCTGCAGAACTGGGTGCAGAACAAATCATTTCAGGTCATTTCGGTCCAAAAGCCAAAGATATGCTTGAGAAATTCGACATTCAGATGATTGAATTACAGGACGAAAACTTGAATGTAAGTGATGTAATATTAAAAATTGAAAACAATTAG
- a CDS encoding DUF5320 domain-containing protein: MPGLDKTGPMGQGAQTGRKQGRCSTALSEEQFANFGRRGGGRGFRKRNLASDDNLQTGWGRGKGRERGRGFGRLEN, encoded by the coding sequence ATGCCAGGATTAGACAAAACCGGACCAATGGGACAAGGAGCCCAAACCGGAAGAAAACAGGGAAGATGCAGTACTGCATTGAGTGAAGAACAATTTGCCAACTTTGGAAGACGCGGTGGAGGCAGAGGGTTTAGAAAAAGGAACCTCGCAAGCGACGACAATTTACAAACAGGTTGGGGACGAGGAAAAGGAAGAGAACGTGGTCGAGGATTTGGCCGTTTAGAAAACTAA
- a CDS encoding NifB/NifX family molybdenum-iron cluster-binding protein — MSKKIAVPVDENGILDGHFGHCKYFALLDVKETTITNEERVTPPPHEPGVLPKWLAEKGVTDVLAGGMGHKAIQIFNYNDVNVFVGAPQLSAAELVQGYLKKTIEFTANYCDH, encoded by the coding sequence ATGAGTAAGAAAATTGCTGTTCCTGTTGATGAAAACGGGATACTTGACGGACATTTCGGACATTGTAAATATTTTGCACTGCTTGATGTCAAAGAGACAACAATTACAAATGAAGAACGGGTAACTCCCCCACCTCACGAACCGGGAGTTTTACCAAAGTGGTTGGCAGAAAAAGGCGTTACCGACGTATTAGCCGGAGGTATGGGCCATAAAGCTATCCAAATATTCAACTATAACGATGTAAATGTTTTTGTTGGTGCACCTCAATTATCCGCAGCCGAGTTAGTACAGGGATATCTAAAAAAAACGATTGAGTTTACGGCCAATTACTGTGATCATTAA
- a CDS encoding ATP-binding protein, giving the protein MQIAIASGKGGTGKTTVSVNLYYFLSKKYNNSVQLIDCDVEEPNDMLFFPEAKKETDKEVYSIVPKIDNEKCTYCKKCVEWCEFNAISIVEKLKFTEVNYELCHSCGACFEACTFNALKHIQKPLGRISEYQNTFGAGITEGRLEIGSAMQTALIKKVKKQADSKQQITLLDAPPGTSCPVVEAVATANYVILVTEPTPFGLHDLKITVELLNELEKPFGVIVNKAGLGNDAVYQFLKENKIKLLGKIPFSKTYAANYSRGDLFENIPADVEDVYNSVIAELATILN; this is encoded by the coding sequence ATGCAAATTGCCATTGCCAGCGGTAAGGGAGGAACCGGTAAAACCACGGTGTCGGTAAACCTGTACTACTTTTTATCTAAAAAATATAATAACAGCGTGCAATTAATCGATTGCGATGTTGAAGAGCCCAACGACATGCTTTTCTTCCCTGAGGCTAAAAAGGAAACTGATAAAGAGGTTTATTCCATCGTTCCCAAAATTGATAACGAAAAATGTACCTATTGCAAAAAATGTGTTGAATGGTGCGAATTCAATGCGATAAGTATTGTTGAGAAACTGAAATTTACTGAAGTAAATTACGAACTTTGCCACTCTTGTGGTGCATGTTTCGAGGCATGCACATTCAATGCACTAAAACATATACAAAAACCTTTGGGTCGTATTTCTGAATACCAAAATACATTCGGAGCCGGAATTACAGAAGGTCGTCTTGAGATCGGTTCTGCCATGCAAACAGCATTGATTAAAAAAGTAAAAAAACAAGCTGATTCAAAACAACAAATAACATTACTTGATGCACCTCCGGGAACGAGTTGCCCGGTTGTAGAGGCTGTAGCAACTGCTAACTACGTAATTCTGGTTACCGAGCCCACTCCTTTCGGGTTACACGATTTAAAAATTACGGTTGAATTACTTAATGAATTGGAAAAACCGTTTGGTGTGATTGTTAATAAAGCCGGATTAGGGAATGATGCTGTGTATCAATTTTTGAAAGAAAACAAGATTAAGTTATTGGGCAAAATACCATTTTCGAAAACCTACGCGGCCAATTATTCACGAGGCGATTTGTTTGAAAATATTCCGGCCGACGTAGAAGATGTTTATAATTCTGTAATCGCGGAACTGGCAACAATTTTAAACTGA
- a CDS encoding 4Fe-4S binding protein yields MKEITILSGKGGAGKTSVAAALASLAPNTVFCDNDVDAADLHLILKPKITEKHRFDSGSLAFINQELCTNCGTCLEACRFESIFTNQEGFPEVNSFQCEGCRLCERLCPSYAIQISKNLNNEWYVSNTRFGKMVHAKMGPGEENSGKLVTRIRERAKEIALENKAQFIINDGPPGIGCTAISSITGTNAILLIIEPTVSGLHDAKRLVKLVNSFEIPLFAIINKYDINGEFTAIVENYLHENRIPLIGKIPFSELFVESMLHEKSLVEYAPDHPISLNLKTIWGKITND; encoded by the coding sequence ATGAAAGAAATAACAATATTAAGCGGAAAAGGAGGTGCAGGAAAAACCAGTGTTGCTGCAGCACTGGCATCGTTAGCGCCAAACACCGTATTTTGCGACAACGATGTTGACGCTGCGGATCTGCATTTAATTTTGAAACCTAAAATAACTGAAAAGCACAGGTTTGATAGCGGTTCGTTGGCATTTATCAATCAGGAATTGTGTACAAACTGTGGAACCTGTCTGGAGGCTTGCCGTTTTGAATCAATTTTCACTAACCAAGAAGGGTTCCCAGAGGTAAATTCATTCCAATGCGAAGGTTGCCGTTTATGCGAACGACTTTGTCCTTCTTATGCGATACAAATAAGTAAAAACCTGAATAATGAATGGTATGTTTCCAATACTCGTTTTGGAAAAATGGTACATGCTAAAATGGGGCCAGGAGAAGAAAACTCAGGCAAACTGGTTACCCGAATTCGTGAAAGAGCAAAAGAAATTGCATTAGAAAATAAAGCGCAATTCATAATTAATGATGGCCCTCCCGGAATTGGTTGCACGGCCATTTCTTCTATCACCGGAACAAATGCGATACTACTAATTATTGAACCAACCGTTTCTGGATTACATGATGCAAAACGACTTGTGAAACTCGTCAACTCATTTGAGATTCCACTTTTTGCAATTATCAACAAATACGATATAAATGGTGAATTCACAGCAATCGTAGAGAACTACTTACATGAAAATCGGATTCCCCTTATTGGCAAAATTCCTTTTTCTGAGTTGTTCGTTGAATCCATGTTACACGAAAAATCGTTGGTTGAATATGCGCCGGATCATCCAATTAGTTTAAATTTAAAAACCATTTGGGGAAAAATTACCAACGATTAG
- a CDS encoding MBL fold metallo-hydrolase, with product MLSIYILTDNTAGGQFLAEHGLSYLVEIDNEKILLDTGHSDVFLKNAERLNIDIENEVKTVVLSHGHWDHGNGLKFLSNKTLITHPASFVKRYRKADHTTVGLKLTRETIDEQFNLQESQSPIQLTKNLFFLGEIPRNNSFENQSTSFEFADGSDDFIPDDSALAAIIDNELVIITGCSHSGICNICEHAKKVTGVNKIKAVIGGFHLKRQDQQTLKTVEYFKQNKIAKLLPSHCTTLPALALFHSTFKTEQVKTGMEFRFQ from the coding sequence ATGTTATCAATTTACATTTTAACAGACAACACCGCCGGCGGACAATTCCTTGCAGAGCACGGTCTCTCCTACCTTGTTGAGATTGACAACGAAAAAATATTGTTGGATACAGGTCATTCTGATGTGTTTTTGAAAAATGCTGAAAGGCTGAATATCGACATTGAAAATGAAGTAAAAACAGTTGTTTTAAGTCATGGACACTGGGATCACGGAAACGGCTTAAAATTTTTGAGTAACAAAACATTGATTACGCATCCCGCCAGTTTTGTCAAACGCTACCGAAAAGCTGATCACACAACTGTTGGTTTAAAATTAACACGTGAAACTATTGACGAACAATTTAACCTGCAGGAAAGCCAATCGCCCATACAACTAACAAAAAACCTTTTCTTCCTCGGAGAAATTCCCAGAAATAACAGTTTTGAAAACCAGTCAACCAGTTTCGAATTTGCAGATGGTTCTGATGATTTTATACCCGATGATTCAGCTTTGGCAGCCATTATTGATAACGAACTGGTTATAATTACCGGCTGCTCGCATTCCGGCATTTGTAACATTTGTGAACACGCTAAAAAAGTTACGGGAGTAAATAAAATAAAAGCTGTAATTGGAGGTTTTCACCTTAAAAGGCAAGACCAACAAACTTTAAAAACAGTAGAATATTTCAAGCAAAATAAGATTGCGAAGCTTTTGCCGTCGCACTGCACAACTCTTCCGGCACTGGCATTATTTCATTCAACATTTAAAACAGAGCAGGTAAAAACGGGTATGGAATTTCGCTTTCAATAA